One window from the genome of Paramisgurnus dabryanus chromosome 24, PD_genome_1.1, whole genome shotgun sequence encodes:
- the slx4 gene encoding structure-specific endonuclease subunit SLX4, with amino-acid sequence MDDSDQDFTDLCSRLLKRVRRKGAGDEKKPASRDEEASSSSPCKNPPKRRKKTIKGIKTEIKRNTTQVGDVSQPAIVVPGTVKAKDAVLQRMQQFKRASPERLLHVDTNQPITTEPDGNLQHTDDVSSDEALALQLQQELDRESQADEDGGLFFCQLCQKDLTAMSPQLRTQHINRCLDAVEVSAPSASHHSHPRPHVPACPICGKCFKSEKSRSVHLKRCSSDLGVSPNDLLQALRRQATETVSDGTTDHSRQDCVTKRKNGVPTKKKSKRKGQQIDEDTMVAMALSRSLLEQERETQREMDEEREIQAQLSSPPPKVPPLLQWRPAAGKGRGKRRKGAFPAQPPLLLIQDPQTALNRLQERVSSLLLSSRPPSPPTPTLSPSALPVSSHAPLWVKSTLHGGGPDSSLEFYTSELSNFITPLIAPEREKLKSVEVTPVKEPPSSSSETIQKKCTGQSPAQHRSAPSPLTTCSGTPGTQALQDLMELAEEGMTLTQYGYTVHTVADKDDAANELTSSGFVPEKKHIKTTSVSVSKLASDLSSMVNNPQLSDVQLQVDSGDVFFTHSFMLYTRCPLLANMVHDSGFGVQEEGMPAAQRVLLGDVPGVAVLALLQYLYTAHCPLTYTLLPHVQQLSNRFCLPELQQQCEDYSGRSEEDSRESDGMFSAQEPHLKDQEDQNLAESNFLELLQSMWQHEDSEGEDEFKENSRGVQEEAVGELKDDRVDEEELEEIYEFAATQKKMETVTETEDDEADANKSIGNEKNKTLCEKSVTSLHSNEQDVDGTEAAIVTSPAKIHQIPNPNTGTPEVSLLSESNALGNTNLDKSYDRLFSQSVGEYTEPTKTPTSLPQQHYKSSHALQPNTPLFRPSCVSEVIDLSISPPPSSDVSGVSTFPVPGVSPVPDYCEDGGQPGNKNTEKNSESHSKQVELIVLSDSDEEMDVDHIAAIIKPEEDGVTPQSPTRSLSESKSKGTQNTSASQGHTGTEADQSEHPDVTNESAFDGSAEVSWLIPATPVQVRSSSSQTCVSMRRTQLFPKSCSSSSSSSSAIDRSKHSAHLSSSSIPEPKQDQSPALGYQTPLHNLKRSQITSKLPSDGSHTGIIIGSCVPQPSSSTPLHLDSSLQRHIPFGSPMDCKVNHMDNSNFSLGQVKEGLLSLQLSHSESSPSPSKTPEKKQNLGASSDSPSYDPDKSRENRYEELKTMEVTSSPSETSEKKQNIGASSDSSSYDPDKSRENRDKEFKTMEVISSPSTTPEKKQNIGGSLDSPSYDPNRSRKNRDEELKTTEVIDKDQNQDVVGVLGVAQASFCNLDEPPIAFDDSWGLDGVLESQKPCFSLKLDSSDGTASPLSTNHMASPPITPPLATGAHTETPEPSPAGQFNHSLPDPDMWDDWEENEEPPLPLSQRLAPPSAKRVAELKTPVACRNKNKGPLVPITPMPGYSDMDTPELKNKLNRFGVRPLPKKQMVLKLKEIHQYTHQLQSSESEEEMSPLRHLPCTSKSVQLFKQPTAPPAASPVKLQPNDVDDHLSSSQNSTTSSNADSDRSNPELCVSEDDDSDTEGITASQAVVREKDKILAVRQFIMSDPKLYKRVLQYQPLPLGELRASLKAAGIRLGAAKLLDFLDSQCITFSTAKQGQSTSSRRKQRRKAATNGPAGTAGRGRKKTAKPHGVG; translated from the exons ATGGACGACTCGGATCAGGATTTCACCGACCTCTGCTCTCGTCTCCTGAAACGAGTGAGACGGAAAGGAGCCGGAGATGAGAAGAAGCCAGCATCCAGAGATGAAGAGGCATCCTCCTCCTCTCCATGCAAAAATCCCCCTAAGAGGAGAAAAAAGACTATTAAGGGAATTAAGACCGAAATCAAGAGAAACACGACTCAGGTGGGTGATGTTTCACAGCCAGCCATTGTTGTACCAGGGACAGTGAAGGCAAAGGATGCAGTGCTCCAGAGGATGCAACAGTTTAAGAGAGCCAGTCCAGAGAGACTCCTGCATGTGGACACCAACCAGCCCATAACTACAGAACCTGATGGAAACCTCCAGCACACAG ATGATGTGAGCAGCGATGAAGCTCTGGCTCTTCAGCTTCAGCAGGAGTTGGATCGCGAGTCTCAAGCTGATGAAGATGGAGGCTTGTTCTTCTGCCAGCTTTGTCAGAAGGACCTGACAGCCATGAGTCCCCAGCTACGCACTCAACACATTAACAG ATGTCTGGATGCGGTTGAGGTCAGCGCTCCTTCTGCATCCCATCATTCTCATCCCCGACCACATGTCCCAGCATGCCCCATATGTGGAAAGTGTTTTAAATCGGAGAAGAGTCGGTCTGTTCACCTAAAGCGATGCTCGAGTGATTTAGGTGTGTCGCCCAATGATCTGCTCCAGGCTTTGAGAAGGCAGGCTACTGAGACCGTGAGTGACGGCACCACCGACCACTC CCGACAAGATTGTGTCACAAAGAGGAAGAACGGTGTGCCCACAAAAAAGAAATCTAAAAGGAAAGGCCAGCAGATAGACGAGGACACCATGGTGGCGATGGCTCTGTCTCGCTCTTTACTTGAGCAGGAGAGAGAAACGCAGCGAGAGATGGACGAGGAGAGAGAGATACAGGCTCAACTATCAAGTCCTCCTCCAAAGGTGCCTCCTTTGCTACAGTGGAGACCTGCAGCCG GAAAGGGACGTGGAAAGAGAAGAAAGGGTGCGTTTCCGGCACAGCCACCCCTGCTTCTCATACAGGACCCTCAGACAGCCCTGAACCGTCTACAGGAGCGCGTCTCCTCTCTTCTGCTCAGTTCGAGACCTCCCTCTCCGCCAACACCCACCTTGTCCCCATCCGCCCTCCCTGTCAGTTCTCACGCTCCCCTTTGGGTCAAAAGCACACTGCACGGTGGAGGACCAGACTCGAGTTTAGAGTTTTACACTTCTGAACTCAGCAACTTTATAACGCCATTAATCGCACCGGAG AGGGAAAAGTTAAAGTCTGTTGAAGTCACTCCAGTAAAGGAACCTCCATCATCGTCCTCAGAAACCATACAGAAAAAGTGTACGGGTCAGAGCCCGGCACAGCACCGGTCAGCTCCGTCTCCTTTAACGACATGTTCGGGTACACCAGGCACCCAAGCCCTGCAGGACCTGATGGAGCTGGCGGAGGAGGGCATGACACTCACCCAGTATGGATACACCGTGCACACAGTCGCAG ATAAGGACGATGCTGCGAATGAACTTACTTCAAGCGGTTTTGTTCCAGAGAAAAAGCACATCAAGACCACCTCC GTGTCTGTTTCAAAGCTCGCATCAGATCTGAGCAGTATGGTGAACAACCCGCAGCTGAGCGATGTACAGTTACAGGTGGACAGTGGAGATGTCTTCTTCACTCACTCCTTTATGCTGTACACACGATGCCCCCTGCTGGCCAATATG GTTCATGACTCTGGTTTTGGAGTTCAGGAGGAGGGTATGCCTGCTGCTCAGAGGGTGTTGTTGGGTGACGTACCCGGAGTGGCAGTGTTGGCCCTCTTGCAATACCTTTACACTGCTCACTGTCCTCTCACATACACACTGCTGCCACATGTACAACAGTTGTCCAATAG GTTTTGTTTGCCTGAGCTGCAGCAGCAATGTGAGGATTACTCTGGACGCAGCGAAGAAGACTCGAGAGAATCCGACGGCATGTTTTCAGCTCAGGAGCCTCATCTCAAAGACCAAGAAGACCAAAACCTAGCAGAGAGCAACTTCTTGGAGCTTCTCCAGTCAATGTGGCAACATGAGGACAGTGAAGGAGAGGATGAATTTAAGGAAAATTCAAGAGGCGTTCAAGAGGAAGCTGTCGGAGAGTTGAAGGATGATAGGGTGGATGAAGAGGAACTTGAGGAGATCTACGAGTTTGCCGCAACCCAGAAGAAGATGGAAACGGTGACAGAGACAGAAGACGACGAGGCAGATGCGAACAAATCCATCGGTAATGAAAAGAATAAGACATTATGTGAGAAGTCCGTCACCAGTTTACATAGTAATGAGCAAGACGTTGATGGGACAGAGGCTGCCATAGTAACAAGTCCTGCGAAGATTCATCAAATCCCAAATCCAAACACTGGAACACctgaagtttctttgctttcaGAATCAAATGCTCTTGGAAACACAAATTTAGACAAGAGTTATGACCGTTTGTTTTCCCAATCTGTGGGGGAATACACCGAACCAACAAAGACCCCAACATCCCTCCCGCAACAACATTACAAGTCATCACACGCACTACAGCCAAACACACCTTTATTTCGCCCCTCGTGTGTTAGTGAGGTCATTGACTTGTCTATTAGTCCTCCACCAAGCTCAGATGTGTCGGGTGTATCTACTTTCCCTGTACCTGGTGTGTCTCCTGTTCCAGATTATTGTGAAGATGGAGGCCAGCCAGGaaacaaaaatacagaaaaaaactcAGAATCACACAGCAAACAAGTTGAACTCATTGTACTGTCTGATTCTGATGAAGAAATGGATGTCGACCACATTGCTGCTATCATTAAACCAGAGGAGGATGGTGTGACCCCTCAGTCCCCCACTAGATCTCTTTCGGAGTCCAAAAGCAAGGGTACACAAAACACATCTGCATCCCAAGGCCATACTGGCACAGAAGCGGACCAATCAGAGCACCCAGACGTTACCAACGAAAGTGCATTCGATGGCTCTGCCGAAGTTTCCTGGCTCATTCCGGCCACCCCAGTACAAGTACGCAGCAGCTCCAGTCAAACCTGCGTCAGTATGCGCCGAACCCAGCTCTTTCCCAAATCTTGCTCTTCATCTTCATCATCTTCTTCCGCTATTGACCGCTCAAAACACTCTGCTCACTTGTCTTCCTCAAGCATCCCAGAGCCCAAGCAAGATCAGAGTCCTGCTTTAGGTTACCAAACACCCCTTCACAATCTCAAACGGTCTCAAATCACATCCAAACTTCCCTCTGATGGCTCCCACACCGGTATTATCATTGGATCATGTGTCCCACAACCCTCAAGTAGCACTCCACTTCATTTAGACTCTTCTCTACAAAGGCACATCCCATTCGGTTCCCCTATGGACTGTAAAGTTAACCACATGGATAACAGTAACTTCTCTCTTGGCCAGGTGAAAGAAGGCCTACTTTCTCTCCAACTCAGTCATTCGGAAAGTTCTCCATCTCCTTCTAAAACACCGGAGAAGAAACAAAATCTTGGTGCGTCCTCAGACTCTCCGAGTTATGATCCCGACAAGTCAAGAGAGAACCGGTATGAAGAGTTAAAAACAATGGAAGTAACAAGTTCTCCTTCTGAAACATCAGAGAAGAAACAAAATATTGGTGCGTCCTCAGACTCTTCGAGTTATGATCCCGACAAGTCAAGAGAGAACCGAGATAAAGAATTCAAAACAATGGAAGTAATAAGTTCTCCTTCTACAACACCAGAGAAGAAACAAAATATTGGTGGGTCCCTAGACTCTCCGAGTTATGATCCTAACAGGTCAAGGAAGAACCGGGATGAAGAGTTAAAAACAACGGAAGTAATCGATAAAGATCAAAACCAAGATGTTGTAGGAGTGTTAGGTGTTGCCCAAGCTAGTTTTTGCAATTTGGATGAGCCTCCCATAGCGTTCGATGACTCGTGGGGTTTAGATGGAGTGCTGGAAAGCCAAAAGCCTTGCTTTAGTCTAAAACTCGACAGCAGTGATGGTACAGCGAGTCCACTGAGTACAAACCACATGGCAAGCCCACCCATCACACCTCCTCTGGCTACTGGAGCTCATACCGAAACCCCAGAGCCGTCACCGGCAGGTCAATTCAATCACAGCTTACCTGACCCTGACATGTGGGATGACTGGGAGGAGAATGAGGAACCACCACTTCCTCTTTCACAGAGATTAGCGCCTCCCTCTGCAAAGAGAGTCGCTGAACTCAAAACACCAg tggcTTGtcgaaataaaaataaaggacCTTTGGTACCCATCACTCCTATGCCAGGCTACTCTGATATGGACACACCTGAGCTGAAAAACAAACTCAACAG GTTTGGTGTGCGTCCGCTGCCTAAAAAGCAGATGGTTCTGAAGCTGAAGGAGATTCATCAGTACACCCACCAGCTGCAGAGCTCAGAATCAGAGGAGGAGATGTCTCCTCTCCGACACCTCCCGTGTACCTCCAAATCCGTTCAACTCTTTAAGCAGCCTACAGCGCCCCCTGCCGCCTCTCCAGTTAAACTGCAACCAAATGATGTAGATGATCATTTATCATCCTCGCAGAACTCAACCACTTCTTCAAATGCAGACTCGGACAG GTCAAATCCAGAGCTGTGCGTGTCTGAAGACGATGACTCTGATACTGAAGGTATCACAGCGTCTCAGGCTGTCGTACGTGAGAAGGACAAAATTCTTGCCGTTCGACAGTTTATCATGTCTGATCCAAAACTGTACAAACGGGTGCTGCAGTACCAGCCTCTACCTCTGGGGGAGCTGCGGGCCAGTTTGAAAGCAGCGGGCATCAGGTTGGGTGCCGCCAAGCTGCTAGACTTCTTGGACTCGCAGTGTATTACTTTCAGCACGGCCAAACAGGGTCAAAGCACCTCTTCACGAAGAAAACAGAGACGTAAAGCAGCGACCAATGGTCCTGCTGGTACAGCTGGAAGGGGAAGGAAGAAAACAGCCAAGCCACATGGAGTAGGATGA